The following proteins are encoded in a genomic region of Melopsittacus undulatus isolate bMelUnd1 chromosome 8, bMelUnd1.mat.Z, whole genome shotgun sequence:
- the ZMIZ1 gene encoding zinc finger MIZ domain-containing protein 1 isoform X5: MQPPMNSMSSMKPTLSHSDGSFPYDSVPWQQNTNQPPGSLSVVTTVWGVTNTSQSQVLGNPMANANNPMNPAGNPMASGMTTSNPGINSPQFAGQQQQFSAKAGSTQPYIQQSMYGRPNYPGSGGFGGSYPGGPNTPAGMGIPPHTRPPADFTQPAAAAAAAAVAAAAATATATATATVAALQETQNKDMNQYGPVCSSFQMGPTQAYNNQFMNQPGPRGPASMPGNMNPASMGAGMTPSSMSGPPMGMNQPRPPGMSPFSTHGQRMPQQAYPGPRPQSLPIQGIKRPYPGEPNYGNQQYGPNSQFPNQPGQYPTPNPPRPLTSPNYPGQRMPSQQNTGQYPPPTVNMGQYYKPSRPVPVANYPHSPVPGNPTPPMTPGSNIPPYLSPNQDVKPPFPPDIKPNINALPPPPNAKGKVHAFSPSSIPANHNDELRLTFPVRDGVVLEPFRLEHNLAVSNHVFHLRPTVHQTLMWRSDLELQFKCYHHEDRQMNTNWPASVQVSVNATPLTIERGDNKTSHKPLHLKHVCQPGRNTIQITVTACCCSHLFVLQLVHRPSVRSVLQGLLKKRLLPAEHCITKIKRNFSSVAASSGNATLNGEDGVEQTAIKVSLKCPITFRRIQLPARGHDCKHVQCFDLESYLQLNCERGTWRCPVCNKTALLEGLEVDQYMWGILNAIQNSEFEEVTIDPTCSWRPVPIKSDIHIKDDPDGIPSKRFKTMSPSQMIMPNVMEMIAALGPGPSPYPSLPPPPGGSNSTEYGNQGNSYQGHGNFDFPHGNPGGTSMNDFMHGPQLSHPPDMPSSMAALDKPLSHPMQESIPHPGSTDQSHTSMQQGLHVPHPSSQSGQPLHHSGPPTQQSRQPPPAASSNHPHSDLTFNPSSALEGQAGGQGAPDMPEPSLDLLPELTNPDELLSYLDPPDLPSNSNDDLLSLFENN, encoded by the exons TGATGGGTCTTTCCCTTACGATTCTGTTCCCTGGCAGCAAAATACCAACCAGCCTCCAGGCTCTTTGTCAGTGGTCACCACAGTATGGGGTGTGACTAACACCTCTCAAAGCCAG GTGCTGGGAAATCCAATGGCAAATGCTAACAACCCTATGAACCCAGCAGGAAATCCCATGGCTTCTGGGATGACTACCAGCAACCCTGGTATCAATTCCCCTCAGTTTGCTGGACAGCAGCAACAATTTTCAGCCAAGGCAGGCTCCACTCAGCCGTACATACAGCAGAGCATGTATGGGCGACCCAATTATCCTGGAAGTGGAGGCTTTGGTGGCAG TTACCCAGGAGGCCCAAATACCCCTGCAGGAATGGGGATCCCACCCCACACGAGGCCGCCAGCTGATTTCAcccagccagctgctgctgctgccgctgctgcagttgcagctgcagctgctacAGCAACAGCCACAGCTACAGCCACTGTGGCAGCCCTTCAGGAAACGCAGAATAAGGACATGAACCAGTATGGACCG GTTTGTTCCTCTTTCCAGATGGGTCCAACTCAGGCTTACAACAACCAGTTTATGAACCAGCCTGGTCCTCGTGGCCCTGCTTCTATGCCAGGCAACATGAACCCAGCAAGCATGGGAGCAGGAATGACACCTTCCAGCATGAGTGGGCCACCCATGGGCATGAACCAACCTCGGCCTCCTGGGATGAGTCCCTTCAGCACCCATGGGCAGAGGATGCCTCAGCAAGCCTACCCAGGCCCACGCCCCCAGTCTTTGCCTATACAGGGCATAAAGAGGCCGTATCCAGGAGAG CCGAATTATGGAAACCAGCAGTATGGACCAAATAGCCAGTTTCCAAACCAGCCTGGTCAGTACCCCACTCCCAACCCTCCAAGACCCCTTACGTCTCCCAACTATCCCGGACAGAGGATGCCAAGCCAGCAAAACACAGGGCAGTACCCTCCTCCAACAGTCAACATGGGGCAGTATTACAAG cCATCAAGGCCTGTACCTGTGGCAAATTACCCTCATTCACCTGTTCCAGGAAATCCCACACCACCTATGACTCCAGGGAGCAATATTCCTCCATACCTGTCACCTAACCAGGATGTCAAACCACCATTCCCACCTGACATTAAACCAAATATCAATGCTTTACCACCACCTCCAA ATGCTAAAGGGAAAGTTCAcgctttctctccctcttcgATCCCAGCCAACCACAATGATGAGCTGCGTCTGACGTTTCCTGTGAGAGATGGTGTTGTACTGGAGCCCTTCCGGCTGGAACACAACCTGGCAGTCAGTAACCATGTCTTTCACCTACGGCCAACTGTTCATCAGACACTGATGTGGAG GTCTGACTTGGAATTACAGTTCAAGTGCTACCACCATGAAGACAGACAAATGAACACAAACTGGCCAGCTTCAGTCCAGGTCAGCGTTAATGCAACCCCACTTACCATTGAACGTGGTGACAACAAGACATCTCATAAACCTCTGCACCTAAAGCACGTCTGCCAGCCAGGAAGAAACACGATTCAAATTACAGTCACAGCATGTTGTTGT tcacACTTGTTCGTGTTGCAGTTAGTACATCGGCCATCAGTTCGCTCTGTACTTCAAGGTCTACTAAAGAAACGCCTCCTCCCAGCAGAACATTGTATCACTAAGA TAAAGAGGAACTTCAGTAGTGTAGCAGCTTCCTCTGGCAACGCGACACTAAATGGGGAAGATGGAGTAGAGCAAACTGCTATTAAAGTGTCTCTGAAGTGTCCGATCACATTCCGGCGGATTCAGCTCCCAGCAAGGGGTCACGATTGCAAGCATGTACAA TGCTTTGATCTGGAATCTTACTTGCAACTGAACTGTGAAAGAGGAACATGGAGGTGTCCAGTATGCAA taAAACTGCTCTGCTGGAGGGCTTGGAGGTTGACCAGTATATGTGGGGTATTCTGAATGCTATACAAAA CTCAGAGTTTGAAGAAGTTACCATTGATCCAACTTGCAGTTGGAGGCCGGTCCCTATAAAGTCAGATATTCACATCAAAGATGACCCAGATGGCATTCCCTCAAAAAGATTTAAGACCATGAGCCCAAGCCAGATGATCATGCCAAACGTAATGGAGATGATTGCAGCTTTGGGTCCTGGGCCATCACCTTATCCATCCCTACCCCCTCCTCCAGGAGGCAGCAACTCCACTGAATATGGTAACCAAG GCAACAGTTACCAAGGTCACGGCAATTTTGACTTCCCACATGGGAATCCTGGTGGCACGTCTATGAATGACTTCATGCATGGGCCACAGCTGTCACATCCCCCAGACATGCCAAGCAGCATGGCAGCTCTCGACAAACCCCTCAGTCACCCCATGCAGGAATCT ATCCCTCATCCCGGCAGCACTGATCAGTCCCATACTTCCATGCAGCAAGGTTTGCACGTCCCTCACCCCAGCAGCCAGTCAGGGCAGCCATTACATCACAGCGGGCCTCCTACCCAGCAGTCCCGGCAGCCACCCCCGGCCGCTTCTAGCAACCATCCACACAGTGACCTGACCTTTAATCCCTCCTCAGCCTTAGAGGGTCAGGCTGGTGGACAGGGAGCACCCGACATGCCGGAGCCCTCGCTGGAT CTGCTTCCAGAACTCACAAATCCAGATGAGCTGCTTTCGTACCTGGATCCTCCTGATTTGCCAAGCAATAGCAATGATGACCTTCTGTCTCTCTTTGAGAACAACTGA